A single region of the Salvia miltiorrhiza cultivar Shanhuang (shh) chromosome 8, IMPLAD_Smil_shh, whole genome shotgun sequence genome encodes:
- the LOC130998270 gene encoding uncharacterized protein LOC130998270, whose product MACLDPRDSFSQFDINQLMRFTTWYPEDFSAALASVERAFSAMKLVKSDLRNRMQDEWMNDSLIVYIEKDIFSTIDNEKILQRFQSMSTRRNQLSSLSQTENN is encoded by the exons ATGGCATGTCTTGATCCAAGAGATTCTTTCTCCCAATTCGACATTAATCAACTCATGCGTTTTACTACTTGGTACCCTGAAGACTTCTCCGCAg CTCTAGCTTCTGTTGAGAGAGCATTTTCTGCAATGAAGCTCGTCAAAAGTGATTTGCGAAATCGTATGCAGGACGAGTGGATGAATGACAGTTTGATCGTGTACATTGAAAAGGATATTTTCTCAACAATTGATAATGAGAAGATATTGCAACGTTTTCAGTCGATGAGTACACGTCGCAATCAATTgtcatcactttctcaaacagaaAACAACTAG